The Bradyrhizobium oligotrophicum S58 genome contains the following window.
GACGGGCGCCGAGTCGCGCTCCGCAGCAGGCTCCGCCGGCGCAGGCGCTTCAGCTTCCGGCGGAGCTGCGTCCACGACCTGCCTTTCAAGCGAGACCGCAGGAGCGGGAGTTGGATCCGGCACCGCCTCGCGCGAGACAACGCCGGTCGTATCGTCGGCCAGTCCGTGAAAAACATGGCTCGGCAGCAGAAACCCCGCCGCCGTCAAGGCGATGGCCACGCTTCGGCCAAGCACGACCGTTGTGGATGGGGGGACAGACATCGCGCCACCGGCCCGCCAAGCCATATCGACGACGGCCGCCGCAATGAACGCTGCAAGACCGAGGCTGCCGCCGACCAGAGGCAGAACCGTTGAAGCCTGGACCAGAACCACCGTGAGGGTCAGCGCGGCCACGATCGGCTGCAGGAGCCCGGACAGCCGCTGCGGCGAAGACATCCCGAGAAAACATCCGGCATAATAGGCATCCACGAGACAGCGTTCGTCGGACCAGAGCGCCTGCATGATCGCCATTCCGGCAAACGCCAGGGTGGCCGAGACGAAGGTGCGGGCTGCCCGCCCCGCGTCTGCAATCTGCGGAAGCCGTTGCATGAAGATGGTCAGGAATGTCCCGGCGAGACAGGCCGCAAGAATCGCGAGCGAGCCGCCAAGCTCCCGGTCGAACTGATTCAGATGCCCCAGACGGAGCGAGTCGCCTTGTCCGGCGAGCCAAGGCCCGAGGGTGACGAACAGCAGCGATCCGATCGCAGCCAAAACGCCCAGTCGACCGCCATAGCCCTGCAACAGCACGACGCGCCGCTGGCTTTCGATCGCAGTGAAGATGCAGAACAGCAGGCCACAGAAAATCGACAGCAGATAAAGTGATGCCTCCTGAGGCAATCCCGTACGAGCGACGCTTTCGCTGAGCAGTCCGATCGGAGTCATGCCGCTGAAGCTGCCGCCGTAGACCGAGGATGAGAATGTGGTCGCTTCGAGATTGTCGGGAGACGCGATGACCAGACCAGCGCACAGCACGACCGTGACCGCCGCCGAGGCGAGCGCGGGTGACAGGCCCAGCGCGTTCAGTTGCAGCGTGGCGAGGCAACCGAGAAAGGCGCCGGCAAAGGACACGAGAAGCGCAACAGGGAGATCAAAACGCCGCTGCCGAGGACGCGGCTGGAAGGGGACCGGCAGGCCCGTCCGGTATGGCGCGCAATCAAAGGCCTGTTGCATCTGCTAACCGCCCCCATGTGGATCGGCTTGGCCCTATCTCATCCCGATCGCCGGACGACAGCCACGATACGGGCGAAGATCCCACATCGTCTTTGGCGTCCCGCACGCACGTACAGGAGACATGAGCCGGACGGGCTCGCATCACCTGCTGAGCACCGCGTGGTGCACGATGAAGTGAAAACATGGCGAAACGCGTGCGGGCGTGTGGCCAAGTCGGGTTCTGGCCGCAAAAATGCTCGCCGTCCGCCGTCAGGGGCCCGCCAATGTCGAAGGGTCAGGCTGCCACTCCGGCGCAGGCTGCAGCTCGTGGCGGGCAACGACACGCGGCCGCGGCGTCGCATGCGGCACGACCCGGACCTGGTTGCGCTTCAAGGGCGGGGTCTGGACACCTGCTGTTTGACCATAACGGATGATCCGTCTGGACGGCTCCGCAGAGTTCGGAAAGGCAACATCCGGGTTGGGCTCACTCGGGCGCCGCGCGGCGAGCGGATTGGCGGCCCCCGGATCCAGGATCTGAAGCGGCAGATCCGGCGCCGTGGCAACGGCCGCGGCCGGCTGGCCGAGTGCCAAGCCATCGCGCCGATCGTAGTCACGCAAGGGCAGCGTGGTCCGCACCGGCGCGAGGGCCCCGTCCGCGTCCACGAACGGCCCGCTGGGCTCCGCCGCCGGCCGCTGGAACATCAACTCGCTGGAGAGCAGCGCCCCGAAAATGGCGAGTGCGGCGACGAGTCCCCGCGTCCAGGCGAGGACGGTCTGCCACGGCGATTCTCCTGCCTCGACGAACAGACGGACCGCGGCATCCACGAAGATGACCGAGACGAAGGCGATGTATCCGAGGCTGCCGCCGACACTCGGCAGGATGGGACCGGTGAGGATCAGCAGCGCCGTCAGCAGGACCGCCGCGGCCATCGCCTGCAGCAGGCTGCGCAGCCGCCGCTGCGACGACATGCCGATGAAGCAGCCGGCATAATAGGCATCGAGATCGGAGGCGTCGCTCGGCACGAATTGCTGCAGCATCACGAGGCCGGCGAAGGCCACGGCCGCGGCGACGAAGATGCGTACCGCACGCCGCGACCCGGCAACCGGCGCCCAGCGCAACGCGGCCATGGTTGCCAACATGCCCGCCGTGCACACCACGAACGTCATCGCGGCTCCGCCGATCCCCTGCTCCAGCACGCCGCGGCGTGCAATCGGAAACAGCTCGCCATCGGCGCCGAGCAACGGCGCGAGGCCGATGAACAGGAACGATGCGACGGCAGCCAGCGCCCCCAAGCGTCCGCCATAGCCGCGGGCCAGTCCGCCACGCAGCCACATGTCGAGCGCACAGCCGAGACAGAACACCAGTCCGCAGAACAGCGACAGCAGGACGAAGGCGGCATCGAGCGGCAGGCCGGCGCGGATGACGCTCGCGTTCAGGAGCACCACCGGGGTCATGCCGACGAAGCTGCCGCCATAGGCCGACGAGAAGAACGTGCTCGGCACGAGCTCCGCCGTCCGCGTCAGGATCAGCGACGAGCTCAGCAGCAGCGCGGCCGTTGCCGAGGCGATCAGCGGAGACAGCCCCGCTGCGCTCAGATGCAGGGTCATCAGGCAGCCGAGGAAGGCGGCGATGAAGGAGGCCAGCGGCGGGCAGCCTAGCTGGAACAGCTCCGAGCCATAGAACGGCTCGGCGCGGCCGAGCTGCCGCTCGCGCCATGTGCGCGGATCGAAGCGCTGCTCCGCCTGCAGACGACGCAACTGAGGATTGGCCGGTCGGCGCTTCATGTCCACGACACCCCGAATCGAGTCGACCCAAGAGCTGGGTTCGGATCTCGCTGCAGGCGATCGCGGACGTTCGGGCGCAACACTGAGCCCGAGCCGTCGCAGGTCACCTGCGGCGGTTGTACACACGCAGCATGATTGCAAATGCGTGTATTCAACTAATGCACTACGGTCCGGCAGGGTGGAAGTACCAGGTTCCGTCCGCCCAACGAAAGCTTCTGGCAACCTTAACGGCGGCCCGGCGCGTTAACGATCGTTGGGGATGCGTGGCGCGCAACGGCTTGAAGCCAGCGTCGGCTGACGACAACATCGCAGGCATGCTCACGCCCACGCTGCATACCGCGCGTTTGATCCTGCGGCCGCTGGCGCTCAACGACGCGCCGGCGATCCAGCGTCATTTCAACAACTGGAACGTCATCCGCAACCTCGCGGCCGTCGTGCCGTGGCCCTATCCGGACGACGGCGCCGAGACGTTCGTCAGGTTGCAGCTCGACAGGATCACCGCAGGCGAGGAGATCTATCAATGGGTCCTCGTGCTGCGCGAGGGCGACGGCGAGGCCATCGGCAACATCCACTTCCGTCCGCGCGTGGAGTCAGTGAAGGGCCATCGCGGCTTCTGGCTCGCCGAGCCCTACTGGAATCGCGGCCTCATGAGCGAGGCCATCGCCGCCGTGAACGACTACGCGTTCGGCCCGCTCGGCCTCGATCAGTTCACCGTCTGCAACGTCGCGACCAATGTCGCCTCACGGCGGGTCAAGCAGAAGACCGGCGCCGAGTTCATCGGCTTCATCGATGTCGCCCACCACAATGGCGAGACCCGATCCGAGAAATGGATCGTGCGGCGGGAGACGTGGCTGCGCAGCAGACAGCCGGCAAGTCCGCCCGCCTGACACCGGCCTGTACTACGCGCCGGCCATCACGTCGACGATGGCCTGCGCAAACGCCTGCGGCGCCTCCTGGGGCAGATTGTGGCCGATGCCGCCGGTGATCAGGCGGTGCTCGTAGCGGCCGGTGAACTTCTTGGCATAGGCCTCGGGCGCGGGATGTGGCGCGCCGTTGGCATCGCCTTCCATCGTGATGGTCGGCACCGTGATCTCCGGGAATGTCGCGAGCTTGGCCTCCAGCGCGTCGTATTTCGACTCGCCCGGCACGAGGCCGAGGCGCCAGCGGTAATTGTGCACGACGATGTCGACGTGATCGGGATTGTCGAACGCTGTCGCGCTGCGGGCGAAGGTCGCGTCATCGAACGCCCATTTCGGCGAGGCCGTCTGCCAGATCAGCCTGGCAAAGTCGCGCCGGTTCTTGTCATAGCCTTCGCGGCCGCGCTCGGTCGCGAAGTAGAACTGATACCACCATTGCAGCTCGGCCGCCGGGGGCAGCGGCATGCGGCCGGCCTGCTGGCTGCCGATCAGATAGCCGCTGACCGAGACCATCGCCTTGCAACGCTCCGGCCACAGCGCGGCGATGATGTTGGCGGTGCGCGCGCCCCAATCATAGCCGGCGAGCGTCGCCGTCCTGACGCCGAGCACATCCATCAGCGCGACGATGTCGGCGGCGACCGCGACCGGCTGTCCGCTGCGCGAGGCGGCCGGCGACAGCAGCCGCGTCGAGCCGTAGCCGCGCAGATGAGGAATGATCACGCGATGACCGGCAGCGGCCAGCGCCGGCGCGACGTCGGCGAAGCTGTGAATGTCATACGGCCAGCCGTGCAGCAGGACGATCACGGGGCCCTCGGCGGGACCCAGCTCGGCATAGCCGATGCTGAGCTCACCCGCCGTGACCTGCTTGATCGCGGCAAAGGAGGTCACCGCTCCCGGCTTGATCGCGGGCAGCGGCGATGCAGGTTTGAATCCCTCGGCCCGTGCCGCATTGGGACCGAGCTGAGCGGCAGCAATGGCCGTTCCGGCCAGGGTGAGGAAACGGCGGCGGCTGTGGCAAAGAACGTCTCGCATGGCAGGCTCCTGGTTGGGCGCTGCGTCCGTTGTGCCAAAGCCCGAGCTGCCACGCTTGCAGGCCACCTTGATTTTTCCTGCAGGCCGGCTTGATTTGCGATGTGCGCAAGGTGAATGCGTGCGCAGTTCCTCCGACGGCCGTGGCGGCGCATGCTGTATCGCTTCGATGATTTCGTGCTGGACCCCGGCCGCCGCGAGCTGCGCCGTGGCAGCGACCTGGTTGCGATGGAACCACAGGTGTTCGACCTGCTGGCGTTCCTGATCAGGACGCGTGACCGCGTCGTCAGCCGCGACGACGTCCTGGCCGAGGTGTGGGGCGGCCGCATCGTCTCGGAGGCGACGCTGGCGAGCCGGATCAGCGCGGCGCGGAGCGCGATCGGCGACAGCGGCGAGGCGCAGCGCCTGATCCGCACCATCCCGCGCAAGGGCATCCGCTTCGTCGGTGACGTTCGCGAGCAGGACGACCCGGCCAAGACTCCGACAGCGGTCACGTCGGCGCCGGCCCTCGACAGCCCCGCCATTGCCGTGCTGCCCTTCACCAACATGAGCGGTGATCCCGAGCAGGACTATTTCGCCGACGGCATGGTCGAGGATATCATCACGGCGCTGTCCCGCTGCAGCGGCCTTGCCGTCATCGCGCGCAACTCCTCCTTCATCTACAAGGGCCGTGCGGTCGACATTCGCGAGGTCGGGCGCGAGCTCGGCGTCGGCTATGTGCTGGAAGGCAGCGTGCGGCGCGCAGGGGCGCGCCTGCGCATCAGCGGGCAGCTGATCGATGCCGTCTCCGGCGCGCATCTGTGGGCCGACCGCTTCGACGGCGATCTGACCGACCTGTTCGCGCTGCAGGACCGCATCACCGAAAGCGTGGTGGCGGCGATCGAGCCGACCCTGGAGCTAGCCGAAGGCGAGCGCCGCCGCGCGGCGCCGCGGCCGCATCCGGACGCCTATGACCTGCTGCTGCGCGCCGCCAGCCTGCGCGACGCCTTCACACCGGACAGCCTCGCCGCCGCCCTCGTTTGCCTCGATCAGGCGCTGGCGATCGATCCCATCTGTGCGCCCGCGATGGCCGCGAGCGCCTACTGCCAGGCGCTCCGCCACTTCCAGGGCTGGAGCGCGGCCGGCGAAGACTATCGCGCCGATGCCGTGGCGCTGGCCTGGCAGGCGAGCGAGCGCGCCCCCAACGACGCACAGGTGCTGTGGATGGCGGCGTTCGCGATCTGGAACATGGCCGACGACATCGCCCCGGCGCGCGAGCTGTTTCGGCGCTCGCTCGCCATCAATCCCAATTCGGCGATGGCGCTCACCTTGAGCGGCTGGATCGAGATCATGTCCGGACATCCCGCCGAAGGCCGGGCGATGATCGAACGCGCCCAGCGGCTGAACCCGCGCGATCCCCGCGGCTGGTTCGCGGCCGGCGCAATGGCGATCTGCGCTGTCGCGGAGAGCGATTTCGATGGCGGGATAAAGTGGGCCGAGGCTGCGCTGGCGCAGAATCGACGCTTTGCGGTCGCGCTCCGGGTCCTGATCGTGGCGCTGGTGGGCAGCGGCGACGTGGCGCGTGCCAACGAGGTCGCACGTCGGCTCCTGATGGTGGAACCCGATCTCACGGTGTCGGGATTCCTGAGCCGGATCCCATTTCCCGTCCGCGCCATGGCCACAACCTATGCGGAAGCCCTGCGGGCCGCAGGCGTGCCGGCCTGAGCCAGATTGCGTGCACTGGAACCGGCTGCAACTGGGATTTCCGCCGGATGATGGCAGGTCGGGAAATTTGGTGCACCGCCGTTCATACTACCTTAGGTTCCATTCCGTAGTTTCGCGGGCGCCGTCTGACGAGAGCAACGGAGGATCGGCGGAGGGGATCAATGAAGAAATTGCTTCTCAAATTTTACGAGGATGAATCGGGCGCGACTGCAATCGAGTACGGCCTGATCGCTGCGGGGATTGCACTTGCGATCATCACCATACTCAACAAGCTGGGCCTGACACTTTTAGGTATCTTCACCACGCTGTTGACGAAGCTCAACGGAGGCTGATCGACTGGTCTGGATGGCGTTCTCAGGGCCGGAGCAATCCGGTCGCCATGGTCGGACGGGCCGGGCCTTTGGGTCCGGCCTTCGCTTTTCTGGCGCCCCGCACGGTCTGCTGACGGTGCCTCGCCTCAATGCGCAGCGCCTCTTCACAGGCGCGCATGCAGCGTCGGCAGGCTTCGGCACGGCACGTCCATGTCTGCCCACAGGAGTAACGGTCATCGATGCAGCAACGAGCGCATCATCGACCAGCCTGCTCATATCCGAATGGTTTGATCATCTGTCGAGCGTCCATGGGAAGCCCCACGAGTTGCTCCCTCGCGCGTCGTTCGCAGAACTGCCATCCGGAACCCGGCGACCTCCGCATATGGACGGCTCGGCTCGGTTGAGGCACAACACCTCTCGTCAGTGATGTCTGCGGCGCGAGCTGCCGACCAATAATGCGGCGCCGGTGCAAGGCGCCTGACGAAATGGAGGAACCGATGCTGATCCCGATGGCGGATGTGCCGCGCTGGTATGCCGAGCGCAAGCCGAAAGACAGCATCGCGGTTCAGCACGGAACGGATGCACTGACCTGGGAGCAGCTCGAACGCCGCGCCAATGCCCGCGCCCGGGCCTTTGCCGCCAAGGGCGTCAAGCCCGGCGACTTCGTCGCCATCGGCCTGCCCAACGGCAATGCGTTGTTCGAGACCAGCTTCGCGGTGTGGAAATGCGGCGCGACGCCGACATCGTTGTCATGGCGATTGCCGCGCGGCGAAGCGGCTGCCGTGCTCGAGATCCTCAAGCCATCGCTGGTCGTCGGCGGCGAGGCGGACTGGAATGCACCGAACGCGCTGCCGGCTGATTTCACGCCTCAGGGTTTCTCGGACGAGCCGTTCACCGCGCCGGTCGCGCGCTATTGGAAAGCGATGACGTCAGGCGGCTCGACCGGACGGCCGAAGGTGATCCTCGACCATCAGCCTGCGGTGACCGACACGGCGGCCGAGCCACCGCTCGGAATTCCAAAAGGAGCATCGCTGCTCAATCCCGGCCCGCTGTATCACAACGCGCCGTTCATCGTGTCGCACTACGCGCTGTTCGCCGGCGGCACCTTGACCGGGATGGTGAAGTTCGATGCCGAGGAGACGCTGCGACTGATCCAGGCGCAGCGCATCCAATGGGTCAATTTCGTGCCGACCATGATGCACCGGATCTGGGCGCTGCCGGAGACGGTGCGCAACGCCTACGATGTCTCCAGCCTGAAGATGGTATTCCACATGGCGGCGCCGATGCCGCCATGGCTGAAGGAGAAATGGATCGAATGGCTCGGGCCGGAGCGCGTCTATGAGCTCTACGGCGGCACCGAGCGCCAGGGCCGCACCATCATCTCCGGCACCGAATGGCTGCAGCACAAGGGCTCAGTGGGCAAGATCGACGAGAGCTGCGGCCTGCGCATTCTCGATCCCCAAGGCAACGACGTCGCGCCCGGCGAGAGCGGCGAGATCTATTTCCTGCCGGCCGATGGCGCCGGCAGCACCTATCACTATCTCGGCGCCGAGCCGAAGCGGCGGGCCGACGGCTGGGAGTCGCTCGGCGACATCGGCCGGCTCGATGCTGACGGCTATCTCTATCTCGGCGATCGCCTGGCCGACATGATCCTGCGCGGCGGCGCCAACATCTATCCGGCCGAGGTCGAGGCGGCGCTGATGGCGCATCCCGACATCCGCTCCTGCGTGGTCGTCGGCCTGCCTGATCCGGAGCTCGGGCAGCGCGTGCATGCCATCGTCGAGATTGACCGAGCCAAGGATGCGCAGGCCGTCGTCGACGGCATGGGCGCGTTTCTGGCCGATCGCCTCAGCCGCTACAAGCATCCGGAAAGTTATGAGTTGGTGAACGTGATGCTGCGCGACGATTCCGGCAAGGTACGCCGGACCCTGCTGCGCGACGAGCGCGCGGCCTGGATGACGGACGGCCGCGACTTTCGCATCATGCCGCTGCGGGCGCGATCGGCGGCCGACTGACGGCGGAGATGGTCTGCAAACGTTTACGATGATAGCGTAGACTCGAGCCCGGCTGGGAGAGAGCCCGCGCGATGATATCGAGACGACGGTTTCTGCGCACCGCGAGCGCCGCTGCGGCCCTGCCACTCGCCCGGCTTTCGAAGGCCCGCGCCGAGCTGCGCACGATCCTCAACGATGCCAGCCGGCTCAACCCGACGCCGGTGGCCAAGCATGTCGTGATCTCGAAGCCGGCCACCGACGATTTGATCGCGCGCCTGCGTGCCGAGCTGAAGGAGGCTGCGGCCGCGAAGCGTCCGGTGACCGCGGCGGTGGCCCGGCATTCGATGGGCGGCCAGAGCCTGCCGCGCGACGGCACCGCCGTGACGCTCGACGGCGGCCCGATCGAGCTCGACACGGCGGCGCGCACGTATCGCACCTCGGCCGGCAACCGCTGGTGGGATGTCATTGCCGCCCTCGACCCCAGGGGCTTCTCGCCCGCCGTGATGCAGTCCAACAGCGATTTCGGCGTCGGCAGCACGTTCTGCGTCAATGCCCATGGCTGGCCGGTGCCCTACGGCCCGTTCGGCTCCACGGTGAAATCGATCCGCATGCTGCTCGCCGACGGCACCCTGGTGCAATGCTCGCGCAGCGAGAATGCCGAACTGTTCGGCCTTGCGATGGGCGGCTACGGCCTGTTCGGAATCATCGTCGACCTCGAGGTCGAGATGACGCCGAACGTCCTGCTTGAACCGCGCTTCGAGCGGATGGCGCCGGAGCAGTTCGCAGAAAAATTCACGCGCAGCATCGACGGCGATGCCAATGTGAAGATGGCCTATGGCCGGATGTCGGTGTCGCGCAAGGCGTTCTTCGACGACGCGCTGCTGGTCACCTTCCGCCCGGCGTCCAATGCGCCCGCGGCCCTGCCGCCGGTCGCGAGCTCGGGCAAGCTGACGGGCGTCGCCAACACGATCTACCGCGCACAGACCGGCTGGGAGGTCGCCAAGGGCCTGCGCTGGTTCATGGAGACGCGGCTCGGCCCCGCCATCTCCGACAACCACTATACCCGCAACTCGCTGATGGCCGAGCCGGTCGCCAACCTGGCGCAGAAGGACATGCACCGGACCGACATCCTGCATGAATATTTCGTCGCGCCCGAGCGCTTCGGCGACTTCCTCGCCGCCTGTCGCGACATCATTCCCAAGGCGCGTGCGGAATTCCTCAACGTCACCTTGCGCTACGTCGCCGAGGACAAGACGCCGGCGCTCACCATCGCCCCGGTGCGCCGGATCGCGGCCGTGATGTCGTTCTCGCAATTGGCGACGCCGGAAGGCGAGATCGACATGCTGCGCACGACCGAGGCACTGATCGATCGCATCACCGCGATCGGCGGCGCGTTCTATCTGCCCTATCGTCTGCATGCCCGCCGCGACCAGGTCGAGAAGGCCTATCCGGCGGCAGCGAGCTTCGTCGCGGCCAAGCGGCGCTATGATCCCAACCTCCTGTTCCGCAATGCGATGTGGGACGCTTACTTCGCATGACGACATCAGCTGCAATTGGTTTCTCGCTGGACCGCTATCGCATCGCCGCGCTCGCGCTCGCCGTGGCGCTGCTGTTTGCCGCAGCGACCGACTACATCCCCGCCTTCATCGATGCGCAGGGACGGGTGTTCGGCCTGTTCCAGCTCGACATCTACAAGGACGCGCTGCATGTCGCTTCCGGCCTATGGGCGCTCGCGTCGATGCTGTCGCGGCGGAGCGCAGTCTTCTTCCTGCGGGTGTTCGGCACGCTCTATTTCCTGGATGGTGTGATGGGCGTGTTCACCGGCTCGGGCTATCTCGACCTTTCGATCTTCATCGATGGCATCCGCGACACGTCGTGGCTGGTGAAATTTCTTTCCAGCCTGCCGCATCTCGCACTCGGCGCGATCGGCATCACGGTCGGCTGGTCGCCTTGGGGCGCGAGACCCGCATCAGCATGAGCCTGCGTCGCAAAATCCTCTATCTGGCCGGCGCGATCGTGGTCGCCGCCGCGATCGGCATCACGACGACGGTGATCAGCGTCGAGACCGTCTGCACCGCCGACGTGCCGACGCCGGTGGTGACGTCGAACTTCGGCATCACCGATCCCGGCTATGCAAGGTCCCAGGGCGACAGTTTCCTGACCTTTCCGGAGTGGTACATCGTCCACGCCTATAGCGATCTCGCCGGGGTAACCGGGCAGACATCCGAGTCCGACTTCCACTATCTGACGAGCATCGCCGGTTTCTGGCGCAGCCTGTGCCGCGCCACGCGGCAGGCTGCGGGATCCGGCCCGGCGACGTCGGACCAGAAGCTGACGAACTACATCATCGGATTCAGCTTCACCGCCGAGATGGCGCTGCAAGGCGGCTACGAGAAGAGCATCGGCGCCCTCAGCGAAGGCGCGAGCGACGGCGTCAAGACCGCCGAGGACGCGTTCAACCTCGCTCTGCTGAAGGACTACGCCGCGTTCCTCTATCAGACGCCATGGTATCGCTACCCCTTCGCTGCCAAGCTCGAGCAGTTCTGGCGCGAGACCCCGTTCGTGCCGTCGGTGCGTGCGGTGGAGCGGCGCTTCTCGCTCACTCTGCAATATGCCGGCCGCGCCGCCTATGCGGCGGTCATCGGCTATGCGGCCGGCTATGATCCCGCGGTCCTGACCCTTCAGAGCGTGGTGACAGGCCTTTCAGCCGGGGAGCTCGCAGCCATGCCGGGCGTGAAAGTCATACGCGACGTGACGGACGCCAAGGGCGCGAAGGGCGTGCTGGTGCAGACCGAGCGCTACGCCAAATTCGACGCCTTCGCGAAGGAGCTCGCTCGCCATGTGGGGGCTGCGCTCGGGGAAGTGGCCGGCAACCACCGCATCCTGGTCACGATCGTCGTTCCTCCGGGCGACGGACGGCTGGCAGCCTTCGATGGACTGCCTATATTCAGTGTCCCGATCCAGTCCCGTCCCGGCACGCGCCGCATTGGCGTCGACGTGCCGGTGCGGTCCCTGGTTCAGGACATCACCCGTTTCGAGGCCGCAGGCTATACGTTCGAGCATGCCTACGACTACTGATACGATCCCCTTGTCGCGCGCCGTGCCCTTGCAGGGGCTGTTGGCGGTCGTCTTCGCATGGTTCGCGGGCATGGCTGCCCTGGCGCTGGTGATCAGGCCGGACGCCGTGGTCGTGTTCGGCCCGACGGAGCGCATGATCCCCGCGATCATCGCATCAGATGGAGCCTTGCTCGAGGCTGGGCGTTTCCACGTCGCGGCGAGAACGGGCGCGGGGACGGTCGGCAGCCTCTATGCCGCCGGCGCCTGGCTGGTCTGGCCCATCATGAGCAAGGGCTGCGGTCGCGGGTAGTCTGCCGCGCGGAAGCGTCCTTACCCCTCCGAGCGGTTGCGGAGCCCTCGGAACTGGCGCCGACGCCCAAAGATGTTAAGCTCGCGTCGACGCTGTGGCCAAGACGCGAAACGAAGACGCGAAATCACGCGACACGAAGCAAGAGCTTGGTCGACACCCCCCGGGGTATCGACAGAGCAGGAGAAAGAAATGCCTTCTTTGACCGAATGGAAAGTGCCGTTCGCCTTCCAGCCTCGCGCCGAAGACTACCAATATGATCTCGATCAAGCGCTGTCCTCGATCGTGGGCCTGCATGCCATCATTCCGCCCGATGCGTTCAGCGCGGAAACGCTCGGCACCGAGCGCGCCGGCAATGCCGTGGTGATCGACGAAGGCTTGGTGCTCACGATCGGCTATTTGATCACCGAGGCCGAATCCGTCTGGCTGCACCTCAATGACGGGCGGGTGGTCGAAGGGCATGTGCTCGGGTTCGATTTCGCCACCGGCTTCGGCCTGGTGCAGGCGCTCGGCCAGCTCGACCTGCCCCCGTTGCCGCTCGGCTCGTCGGCGGCGACCAAGATCGGCGATCAGGTCGTGCTCGGCGGCGCCGGCGGCCGGACGCGATCCGTCGCGAGCCAGATCATCGCCAAGCAGGAATTCGCCGGCTATTGGGAGTATCTGCTGGACGAGGCGATCTTCACCCATCCCGCGCATCCGAATTGGGGCGGAACCGGCCTGCTGTCGGCCAAGGGCGAGCTGATCGGCATCGGATCGCTGCAGTTGGAACGCGAGCGTGACAGCAAGGCCGAGCACGTCAACATGATCGTGCCGATCGATCTGTTGAAGCCGATCATCGACGATCTCCGCCGGTTCGGCCGCGTCAACAAGCCCGCGCGTCCCTGGCTCGGCATGTTTGCGACCGAGGTCGACGACCGCGTCGTGGTGATCGGCGTTTCCAACAATGGCCCGGCCGCGCGCGCCGAGTTGAAGGCGGGCGATGTCATCCTCGGAATCAACGGCGACAAGGTGACGACCCAGAGCGAATTCTATCGCAAGCTCTGGGCGCTCGGTGACGCCGGCGTCGACGTGCCGCTGACGGTGCATCACGAGGGCGTCACGTTCGATGTCACGGTGACGTCGACCGACCGCGCAAAACTGCTGAAGGCGCCGCGGCTGCACTGAGGCAGACCGCGGACTTTTGCCTCATGCAATGACATGCCAGGCCGCCGCGACCTGATCGTGCAGATGCGCATCGGTCGGCAGCTGCGAAGCCATCGTCGGATCGAATCCCGGATGCGCCTGAGCGTAGGTCGCCATCGCCTGCACCAGCTGCGACACCTGGGTGTCGAGCTCCAG
Protein-coding sequences here:
- a CDS encoding DUF4383 domain-containing protein, translating into MTTSAAIGFSLDRYRIAALALAVALLFAAATDYIPAFIDAQGRVFGLFQLDIYKDALHVASGLWALASMLSRRSAVFFLRVFGTLYFLDGVMGVFTGSGYLDLSIFIDGIRDTSWLVKFLSSLPHLALGAIGITVGWSPWGARPASA
- a CDS encoding S1C family serine protease; protein product: MPSLTEWKVPFAFQPRAEDYQYDLDQALSSIVGLHAIIPPDAFSAETLGTERAGNAVVIDEGLVLTIGYLITEAESVWLHLNDGRVVEGHVLGFDFATGFGLVQALGQLDLPPLPLGSSAATKIGDQVVLGGAGGRTRSVASQIIAKQEFAGYWEYLLDEAIFTHPAHPNWGGTGLLSAKGELIGIGSLQLERERDSKAEHVNMIVPIDLLKPIIDDLRRFGRVNKPARPWLGMFATEVDDRVVVIGVSNNGPAARAELKAGDVILGINGDKVTTQSEFYRKLWALGDAGVDVPLTVHHEGVTFDVTVTSTDRAKLLKAPRLH